A window of Fragaria vesca subsp. vesca linkage group LG7, FraVesHawaii_1.0, whole genome shotgun sequence contains these coding sequences:
- the LOC101296233 gene encoding putative acyl-activating enzyme 19-like, whose translation MTSHADSSVQHKNTTPIQRCISHRFSTIASQNPNKIAVIHAAAESRRTRTSVAADASSSVQAVYGGDRSFKYSDLISAVDSLTSQLRHFKLDSPSSELRPRIFGVYMAPSVEYIVSALSVLRCGEAFLPLDPSWPKQRLLSVVASADVDLIITSTTPFGYELESSWLEKTSNRRFLWFSMGGGESVTVTDGGEYEKEKEKERLFCYVMYTSGSTGKPKGVCGTEQGLWNRFRWMEELYPLKGEEVLLFKTAVSFVDHLQEFLSAILTGCTLVIPPFNQLKQNVFSILDFLQAYSISRLTAVPSLMRVILPALQGRDYQQLLSSLNLLVLSGEVLPLSLWDMLSKRLPRTSILNLYGSTEVSGDCTYFDCKRLPMILETETLTSVPIGIPIAGCDVVIVSDDDVLDEGEIFVAGLCNSSGYYSDSTFTPLDTVKLPPSSLCDSSVNGHESRSYFQTGDFAKQLHSGDLVFLGRKDRTIKHNGQRIALEEIEHILVGHPDVTDAAVVFHHGQGELMQLVAFIILKEGQSDETFRSSIKSWMVDKLPLAMIPGRIVIMKSFPVSTSGKVDYTLLADSVFRAKHIQYEFDQTGRSNLLQVIKKAFNHVLMAEEVSDDDDFFMIGGNSIAAAHLANNIGVDMRLIYSFPTPSKLCMALLERKGPFSMKVKVDSESVINQGGGKNMFPVYDTPTDVNFEQLKAQSKRLKVNSSITLQSASPADGYPWSSVQNFMSCSFTRCNKVVYESFRVNEVYEAAGSVVVSKNRKVLLEELWKVDMGSCVDASPLIVCKDQDIYLFIGSHSQKFACVNARSGSIQWELQLEGRVECSAAILGNFTQVVVGCYKGKIYFLDSSNGNICWTFQTSGEVKSQPVIDSQRQLIWCGSYDHNLYALDYKNHCCVYQLPCGGSICGSPAIDEMNNILYVATTGGQMTAISIMALPFSIMWVHELEVPVFGSLAINSLNGNIICCLVDGHVLAFNTSGSIIWRFRTAGPVFAGACISSGLPFQVLVCSRDGSIYSLKLETGGLLWEYNVKDPITSSAYVDEHLSLVSDQSKFPDSRMVCVCSSSGSIIVIQVNLDATKGASAKNFDVEEFARLELTGDVFSSPVMIGGRIFVGCRDDYVRCIAFKP comes from the exons ATGACGAGCCATGCTGATAGTTCAGTGCAACACAAAAACACCACACCCATCCAACGCTGCATATCCCACCGCTTCTCCACAATAGCCTCCCAAAACCCTAACAAAATCGCAGTCATACACGCCGCCGCCGAGTCCCGCCGCACCCGCACCTCCGTCGCCGCCGATGCTTCTTCTTCCGTCCAAGCCGTCTACGGCGGCGACCGGTCCTTCAAGTACTCGGATTTAATCTCCGCCGTCGATTCCCTCACCTCGCAGCTCCGTCACTTTAAGCTTGATTCGCCTTCGTCAGAGCTCCGGCCGAGAATTTTCGGCGTATATATGGCGCCGTCGGTGGAGTACATAGTCTCGGCGCTCTCGGTTTTGCGGTGCGGCGAGGCTTTTCTTCCTCTGGATCCGTCCTGGCCAAAACAGCGGCTGCTCTCCGTCGTTGCTTCCGCCGATGTCGACCTGATTATCACCTCCACGACGCCGTTTGGGTACGAGTTGGAGTCCAGTTGGCTAGAGAAGACTTCCAATCGGAGGTTTCTGTGGTTTTCCATGGGCGGTGGAGAGTCTGTGACAGTGACTGATGGAGGAGAGTATGAGAAAGAGAAAGAGAAAGAGAGGCTGTTCTGTTATGTGATGTACACTTCGGGCTCGACGGGGAAGCCTAAAGGTGTGTGTGGAACTGAACAAGGTCTGTGGAATCGGTTTCGGTGGATGGAAGAGTTGTATCCATTGAAAGGAGAGGAGGTCTTGTTGTTCAAGACTGCAGTGAGCTTTGTTGATCATTTGCAAGAGTTTCTCAGTGCTATTCTTACTGGTTGTACTTTGGTCATACCTCCTTTCAATCAGCTTAAACAGAATGTGTTCTCCATTCTCGATTTTCTACAG GCTTATTCTATCAGTAGACTTACTGCTGTTCCCTCACTGATGAGAGTAATCCTTCCAGCTTTGCAAGGTCGAGACTATCAGCAGCTTCTAAGTTCACTGAATTTGTTAGTGCTTAGCGGAGAGGTTTTGCCTTTATCCTTGTGGGATATGCTGTCAAAGAGATTACCAAGGACCTCTATTTTGAATTTGTATGGGAGTACAGAG GTGTCAGGTGATTGCACATATTTTGACTGCAAGAGGTTGCCAATGATTTTGGAGACAGAGACACTAACAAGTGTTCCAATTGGTATACCTATAGCTGGTTGTGATGTTGTGATTGTTAGTGATGATGATGTACTTGATGAAGGAGAAATTTTTGTTGCTGGTCTCTGCAATTCTTCTGGATACTATTCTGATTCTACATTTACTCCTCTGGACACTGTCAAATTACCTCCTAGTTCTCTTTGTGACAGTTCTGTAAATGGACATGAAAGTCGATCATATTTTCAAACTGGTGATTTTGCCAAACAACTGCATAGTGGTGACTTGGTTTTTTTGGGAAGAAAGGACCGCACTATTAAGCACAATGGGCAGCGTATTGCTTTAGAGGAAATTGAACATATATTGGTGGGACATCCAGATGTAACTGATGCTGCTGTTGTTTTTCATCATGGTCAAGGGGAACTAATGCAACTTGTAGCATTTATAATATTAAAGGAGGGACAATCTGATGAAACATTCAGATCTTCCATCAAAAGTTGGATGGTTGACAAACTTCCACTGGCAATGATTCCTGGCCGCATTGTTATAATGAAATCATTTCCTGTATCTACTAGTGGGAAAGTTGATTACACTTTGTTAGCAGATTCAGTATTTCGAGCAAAACATATCCAATATGAATTTGATCAAACTGGGAGAAGCAATTTACTGCAAGTAATTAAAAAG GCCTTCAATCATGTTTTAATGGCTGAAGAGGTTTCCGATGATGATGATTTCTTTATGATTGGTGGAAATTCTATTGCTGCTGCACATCTTGCTAACAATATAGGAGTTGATATGAGATTGATATATAGCTTTCCAACTCCATCTAAGCTTTGTATGGCTCTTCTAGAGAGAAAAGGACCATTCAGTATGAAAGTTAAAGTGGACTCTGAATCTGTGATAAATCAGGGTGGGGGAAAGAACATGTTTCCTGTCTATGACACTCCTACTGATGTTAATTTTGAACAGTTGAAAGCTCAGTCCAAACGGTTGAAAGTAAATTCAAGTATAACTTTGCAGAGTGCTAGTCCAGCTGATGGGTATCCATGGAGTTCTGTGCAAAACTTCATGTCATGTTCTTTCACCAGGTGCAACAAGGTTGTGTATGAGAGTTTTAGGGTGAATGAAGTTTATGAAGCAGCCGGTTCTGTGGTTGTCTCAAAAAATAGAAAAGTTCTTTTGGAAGAATTATGGAAAGTTGACATGGGGTCCTGTGTTGATGCATCACCGCTTATTGTTTGTAAAGACCAGGATATCTACTTATTCATTGGATCTCACTCGCAAAAGTTTGCGTGTGTTAATGCCAGAAG TGGTTCCATCCAGTGGGAGTTACAACTCGAAGGACGTGTAGAATGTTCAGCAGCAATTCTTGGCAACTTTACCCAG GTTGTAGTTGGATGCTACAAAGGGAAGATATACTTCCTGGATTCTTCGAATGGTAACATATGTTGGACTTTCCAAACGTCCGGTGAG GTAAAGTCACAGCCAGTTATAGACAGTCAAAGACAATTGATCTG GTGTGGGTCATATGACCATAATTTGTATGCGCTAGATTATAAAAATCATTGCTGTGTTTATCAGCTTCCATGTGGCGGGAGTATCTGTGGGTCTCCTGCAATAGATGAG ATGAATAATATACTTTATGTGGCTACTACTGGAGGCCAAATGACAGCCATTTCAATAATG GCATTGCCATTTTCTATCATGTGGGTGCATGAGTTAGAAGTGCCAGTATTTGGATCTCTTGCCATCAATTCTCTGAATGGAAATA TTATATGTTGCTTGGTGGATGGGCATGTTCTTGCATTTAACACAAGTGGATCTATTATTTGGAGG TTTAGAACTGCTGGGCCTGTATTTGCTGGAGCGTGCATATCTTCCGGACTTCCCTTCCAG GTACTTGTTTGTTCAAGAGATGGAAGCATCTATTCACTTAAACTT GAAACGGGAGGTTTGCTCTGGGAATACAATGTTAAGGATCCAATTACTTCATCTGCCTATGTTGATGAGCACCTGAGCTTGGTGTCTGATCAGTCTAAATTTCCGGACAGCAG GATGGTTTGTGTATGTTCCAGCTCCGGAAGCATAATTGTAATTCAGGTTAACTTGGATGCCACCAAAGGTGCAAGTGCAAAGAATTTCGATGTTGAGGAATTTGCAAGGTTGGAACTCACAGGAGATGTATTCTCTTCCCCTGTAATGATTGGTGGCAGAATTTTCGTTGGTTGTAGGGATGATTATGTGCGCTGCATTGCTTTTAAGCCCTAG